The genomic region TTCTTCAAGACGTGAAAAAAGAAAATTTGTTCTAAACTTTTAACTTAACTGAACATTAGAAGATATAGAAAATCTTAAAAAAAATCAGATTGAAATTTATAGAAAATTAAAAGATTATTCCCAAAAAATAGAAAAATTGTTTAAAGAACCCCAATGTATTCATTTTCATGTTACAAACGGCAAGCTTTATGTGCAATCATCAAATAGCTTTGAAACATCACCGCAGGCTAAGATTAAAGCTTCAGTTGATTTATGCAGATCGGGTTTGATAACTAAAAATGAAGCTATAAATAGGGTTTCTGCAGACGAACTTGAAAATATTTTGTCAGGAAGTTTTGATAAACAAGAAAAATCAAAAGCTATCAGTGAAAATAGAATAATTACTTGCGGAGTTGGCGCAAGCAGCGGTGCAATATCTGGAAAAGCCGTATTTGATACAAAAAAAGCCAAAGAATTAATCCTTAAAGGGGAAAAAGTTATTCTCATAAAAAATGATACTAACGCTGATGATGTAGATACGATAAAGCAGGCTGGCGGTGTTATTGCTGTAAATGCAGGAGTCTCAGGCCATGCAGTTGTTATTGCCAAAGGTGCAGGGAAACCATGTATTGTCGGATGTAATGATGTTGCAATAGATGAATCAGCAGGCTGGTTGAAAGTTGGAAACAAAGTTGTTAATAATGGCGATCTGATTTCTATTGACGGAAAAACAGGAGAAATAATAGAAGGCAAATTAAAAATTATACAGGATAAGCCATCTCATGAGGTTTTTGAACTATTAAACTGGGCCGATGAAATTTCCAATATTAAAGTAATAGCCAACGCTGATACTCCTGCGGATGCTACCTATTCAATAAAAATGGGAGCGCAGGGCATAGGTCTATGCAGAACAGAGCATATGTTTTTTAATGAACAAAGACTAAACTCTGTAAAAAAGGTTCTTTTGTCTAAAGAAGGCTCTCAAAGAAGAAAAGAAGGGCTAAAAGAACTTGAAAAATACCAATATGAAGATTTTATAGAGATTTTTAAAGCTCTAGAAGGTAAACCTGTTACGATAAGACTGCTTGATATGCCGTTAGACGAATTTGTACCGGAATCTCTCAAAAAAGAGTCAAATCCAATGATGGGTAATAGAGGAAGCCGATTTGGAATTGTTGATCCTGATATTTATAAAATGCAAGCGAGGGCTATTGCAAAGGCCTATACTCAGGTAAACTGTAAGCCTAAAATTATGTTGCCGATGATTTCAACGGAGGAGGAGTTTAAATATCTTTCAGGTGTTATAAAGACTACAATAGAAGAAACTTTAACAGAAACGCTGGGAGATAAAAAAGCAGCAAGTAGCTTTTTAAATGATTTTAAAATTGGTTCAATGATAGAAATTCCTTCTTCTATTATAAATGCCGGAGAACTCGCGAAAGAAGCGGATTTTTTAAGCATAGGGTCAAATGATCTTACACAATTTACTCTCGGACTCAGCAGGAATGATTCTAGCCAAATTATTGAATCTTATTTAAAAAAAGGTATTTTAAAAGAAAATCCATTTAAAGTTTTACACTCAAGTGTAATCAAATTTATACAGCAAGGTATTAATGATGCAAGAAAAATCAAGCCCAATATTGAAGTTAGTATTTGCGGAGAACAGGGCAGTAATGCAAAAAGTATAGAGAACAGTTATAATTCAGGCGTAAATTGCGTCAGTGTATCTCCTGCAAGAGTGGCTGTTACTCGTCTTCTTGCAGCACAAAGAACTCAAAATTCAAGAGAACCAGGCAAAATAACATTTACGGGATTAAACAAAAAATTTAATGTTGAAAATGATAAACATCAGCATCAACTGGAAATTTTTGATGATGTAACGAGCAGAAATTTCAAAAAATCATTTGAAGAATTTTCACAACAACCATTATTTAAAACTGATGAAATAAAAGCGCAACTTAGTGAAGAATATTCGAATGAAGTAGTTGATAAAATCAAATTAACAGGCGATAAAGCCGGTTATAACAACATTGTTTTGGTAATGCCCGGCATAAATCCTAAAACAGGGGAAATTCCCGGAATTTTTCCTATTATTACCGATAAAAAAGATGTCTCGACAATGGGTGGCGGACATTGGAGAACAGAAGAATATTTTTTAAATTGCATTGTCCCTCAAATTAAAAATCAAATTCCAACTTTTAACTTTGGTGATTTTAAAAATGCATTAGGAATAACAACAGATACACAAAGAACAAACCCTAAGAATTTAAAATTATTACCGGCAGGTGTAACTTCTTCTAATTCGCATTTAACAATGGCATCTAACTCAAATACATTCAGGCCTATGGATGGAACTTTCGATAGAAGCGGAAAGGCTTCGTTTGTTAGTTTACACGGATTTGTTGTTTATGATAATGATGACAATAAATATATGATTATTGATGATAAGCCGGGTGTAGCCGCTTTTATTAAGAAAAACAGTGTTTTATTTGAAGAATTGAACGAAAGGTATAATGTCAAAATTATAGTCGGTAATATAGATGTAAACAAACAAGTAAGTGTTCAAAAAGAAAAAAATGATTTTATTAATCAGATGATTGGACAGTTAAAATTATCAAATTTAAAAGTAAAAGAATTTAAAACAAATAAAAATGACTTAAATACTTATGAATTAATTGAATATTCAACTAATCCAAACAAACAGAACAAACAATATTAAAACTTTTATGACATCAACCTAAAAACGTAAAATTTTTAAGATTTATATATTTTAGCTGTTTTTACAAAAAAAATCCCTGTTAATTCTTTATGTAATTTGGGGTTAAAATCCACACCACGTCTGCTTAAAAAATTTAAATCAAAAGAGAATAATGCTGTCAAAACTGCGACCTCCATATTAAAGACCCTGTTCATTATGAACAGGGTCTTTAATATGGGCGTTGAGAGGCTCGAACTCCCGACATCTTCGGTGTAAATGCGCTTTTAAGCCTATTTTTGTTTATATATAGTTTGCTCTGATTTACAAATAGCTGAAAAATTTGTCTTGTTGTTGTTTTTATATAAATACGTCAAACTAACGCAAAAAACATTAAAGGTGACGGGAAAGTGCGGGATTGATTCATATCATCATAAAAACAATGTCAATGAATGTAAAAATTTTATTTAAATATTTACTATTTTTTACAATGCTCTTTTTTAAAATTGTTATTATCTTATAAGGATTGACAATTTGTCGTGAAGATGCGACAATATAAATTATGAAAGAATTAATCCCGTATACAACAAAAACAGGAAACCAACCTGTAATCGATTGGCTTGAATCCTTAGACAAGGTTACCAGAAGCAGAATTACTTCAAGATTTACAAAAATCCAAACAGGTAATTACGGTTTATGTGAATAGGTCGGTACCGAAATAAGAGAACTTAAGTATATGTTCGGTGCAGGTTACAGAGTTTATTTTGCTGAAGATGACGGTTCTATTGTCGTTCTGCTCATAGACGGTGATAAATCCACTCAAAAAAGAGATATTAAAAAAGCTCATGATTATTGGGATGATTACAAATTAAGAAAGTCAGGTGATTAAAATGACTTATAAAACAATGGATGATTACATCACAGAAAAATTAAAAGACCCAGAAGAAGCTAAGGCATATTTAGAAGCTGCTCTTGGCGATTATTCCGACGATCCTGACAGTAATGCACTTGCTCTTTCATTAAGAAAT from bacterium harbors:
- a CDS encoding putative PEP-binding protein, giving the protein MQSSNSFETSPQAKIKASVDLCRSGLITKNEAINRVSADELENILSGSFDKQEKSKAISENRIITCGVGASSGAISGKAVFDTKKAKELILKGEKVILIKNDTNADDVDTIKQAGGVIAVNAGVSGHAVVIAKGAGKPCIVGCNDVAIDESAGWLKVGNKVVNNGDLISIDGKTGEIIEGKLKIIQDKPSHEVFELLNWADEISNIKVIANADTPADATYSIKMGAQGIGLCRTEHMFFNEQRLNSVKKVLLSKEGSQRRKEGLKELEKYQYEDFIEIFKALEGKPVTIRLLDMPLDEFVPESLKKESNPMMGNRGSRFGIVDPDIYKMQARAIAKAYTQVNCKPKIMLPMISTEEEFKYLSGVIKTTIEETLTETLGDKKAASSFLNDFKIGSMIEIPSSIINAGELAKEADFLSIGSNDLTQFTLGLSRNDSSQIIESYLKKGILKENPFKVLHSSVIKFIQQGINDARKIKPNIEVSICGEQGSNAKSIENSYNSGVNCVSVSPARVAVTRLLAAQRTQNSREPGKITFTGLNKKFNVENDKHQHQLEIFDDVTSRNFKKSFEEFSQQPLFKTDEIKAQLSEEYSNEVVDKIKLTGDKAGYNNIVLVMPGINPKTGEIPGIFPIITDKKDVSTMGGGHWRTEEYFLNCIVPQIKNQIPTFNFGDFKNALGITTDTQRTNPKNLKLLPAGVTSSNSHLTMASNSNTFRPMDGTFDRSGKASFVSLHGFVVYDNDDNKYMIIDDKPGVAAFIKKNSVLFEELNERYNVKIIVGNIDVNKQVSVQKEKNDFINQMIGQLKLSNLKVKEFKTNKNDLNTYELIEYSTNPNKQNKQY